A segment of the Alistipes communis genome:
CTGGCAGATGTCCTTCTCGTGGATTCCGTTCGGCGCCCACCGCAGCTGGAGCTTCAACATCGGCGTCAAGGCCGCATCGCTGGCCGACCTCAAATACGACAAGAGCCAGTCGATGTACGACAACATGTATTGATGCTCGGAGTATCGCCGGAAAACGTCCGGCTACCCTGAACCCGGCGGGGCGGGAAAGCGTTTCCCTGCCCGATTTTCGGAATCTCGACTCATGCGGATCACGAAAAAGTCCACCACCTTCGTATTGTTTCTGGCCCTCGGTGCCGGTACGTCCTCCGCACAGGAGCCTCCTCGCGGCGCCGTCTGCAACAGGGAAGCGGCCGTCACTTTCGGAAGAGATCGACGAACCGCTCCGGACTCATCCGCAACAGAGACGGGAACCTTCTTTGCATACTGGCACAAATCCGGCTGCGATCGCTTAAAAAATGAAGGCCGGTCAAGCGATGCTTGACCGGCCTTCGAGTTGAGCTACCCGGACTCGAACCAGGAAAAACAGGACCAGAATCTGTTGTGTTACCATTACACCATAGCTCAATGTCCCACGGAACCACCCGTTCTACGTGTCCGCCCCTTCCGGTCGGCCCGAAATCGTGCGACGCACGCTGCGATTGCCGTTCCCTCAGGTTTGGTGATGCAAAAGTAGCACATAATTTTGCTTTGTGCAAGAAAAATCCGAAAAATTTTTCTAATTTTGTTTCCGCTCGTTTTCCTGCACACCGGAAACCGGACGATAGGAACCGCATTTTAGAACACCAACACGATGAATACAAAAATCCGCCTGACCCTGATGAACTTCCTCCAGTACGCCGTCTGGGGGGCTTGGCTGATCTCACTGGGGGCCTACCTCGGCAACACGCTGAAATTCGACGGGCTGCAAATCGGCAGCTTCTTCGCCACGATGGGAATCGCCTCGCTATTTATGCCGGCCGTCATGGGAATCATCGCTGACCGATGGATTCCGGCGCAACGTCTCTTGGGCCTCTGCCATCTCTTCGCCGCAGGATTCATCACCCTCGCCGCCACCCGAACCGACTACAATTCGCTTTACACGCTCGTCCTGCTGAGCGTAATGTTCTATATGCCCACCATCGCACTGTCCAATTCGGTCGCCTACAACGCCCTCGAAAAAGCAGGACTGGATACCGTAACCCACTTCCCGCCCATCCGCGTGTGGGGCACGGTCGGATTCATCTGTGCCATGTGGGTCGTCGATCTCGGAAAGATGGGCCTGAGTGCAACCCAACTCTACTTCTCGGCGACCTTGGGCCTCATATTGGGTCTCTACTCGTTCACGCTGCCGAACTGCCCGATCAACCGGTCGGGAGGCGGCAAGTCGATCGTCGATCTGCTCGGGCTGCGCGCCTTCGCCCTCTTCAAACAGCGCAAGATGGCCATCTTCTTCATCTTCTCCATGCTGCTGGGCATGTCGTTGCAGATCACCAATGCCTTCGCCGACGGATACATCAAAAGTTTCGGCGACACGGGCATCCACGGCGCCAAATATCTCGGCACCTTCGGCGTCGAACACTCCACGATCCTGATCTCGCTCTCGCAGATCTCGGAAACGCTCTGCATTCTGCTTATCCCATTCTTTCTCAAACGGTTCGGCATCAAGCGCGTCATGCTGATCGCCATGTTCGCATGGGTATTGCGTTTTGCATTGCTTGGCGCCGGCAACCCCGGCCCGGGCGTCTGGATGTTCATTCTCTCGATGATCGTCTACGGCGTGGCGTTCGATTTCTTCAATATCTCCGGTTCGCTATTCGTCGAAAAGGAGACCTCGGCGGCAATCCGTTCGAGCGCACAAGGCGTATTCATGATCATGACCAACGGTCTGGGCGCGCTAATCGGCTCCTATCTCGCCGGATGGGTCGTCAACCACTACGGATGGCCGCTTTCATGGTATCTGTTCGCAGGGTTCTCGCTCGTCGTAGCGATCGTATTTGCAGTCATATTCAAATACAAGCACGATCCGAACAGAATCTGAAACGACACAAGCGACCTATGAAGAGAGGAGAGCTGTCGGACAGCTCTCCTCTCTTCATAGGCATCATTGGAACCTACCGGTCGAACAGTGCGTTGAGCACCTTGGCCAGCCGATACCCCGACAGCACGAGCTGATACTCCGCGAACGGGGCGTGCGCATTGTAGAACTCCTGCCCCAGCTCGTCGCCGGGCTGCACCCAGTCGTAAATCTCGCGGCAGCGCCGCGCCGACTCCTCGAACCATTCGACGGGCGTCCCCTCCGTCATACGGGCGATCTCCTCGTCGGTGTAGTTGTCCAGCGCATGACGGTAATCCTGGAATCCCCAGAACTTATGGCGGCTGTCGAGCAGCTGTCCGTCCCAGATCTTGTGGTAGTTGGTCTCGACGCCATGCAGCTTGACCGGAAATTTTCCAAGCGTCATGTTGTCGGGATAATAATAGACATGCGTCGGACAGTGCATGTCGCCGAGCAGATGCACCAGATATTTGATATGCACCAATACCGTCGAGTCGTCGAGCTTGTCATATTCGGAGAGCAGCGCAATCGATTGTTCGACGGCCACGACGCAGTCGCCCTTCGCGCCCGACGCCTCGCGCACGGCCGGCGTACTGCGAAACTCCGCATCGACCGTTCCGGCGTGCCAGTGCGTCGTGAACTCATAGCCTTTCGAACGGCGCCACTCATCCATCCACGAGGCGTAGTAGACGATCGAACGGTGGTCGGTGTAGCGCATGATGTTGGCTCGGGCGCGCGGCGTAAGATGATGTTCGGCGATGCAGGCGATCGCCGCATGGCCGGCCAGCCCGAAGGCGCGTATCTCGCGCGCGGCCAGCAGGAGGAAAAGGATCAGGATAAATCTCTTCATTCGTTCGGTTGTGTTTTTCGGAACACGTCACCGACGCGATCTCCGTCGGGCACGTATCCGGATGAATATTCGGTTCAAGGTAAGTCGCAGTCGTTCGTACTGCCGGACGAGCCGTCGGCACGGCCCTTTGTAATCGGTTCTACTCCATAGGCATTCGTATTTCGGTGGTTCGAAAGGAGAACTGCGGAGCGGATCGGGCATTCCATACGCCGCCTCCGCAACCGCCCTCACTATTAAGAATAACACCTCCGCGGCGAAATACCCTATCGGAAATGAAAAAATATGCTCGGCCGCAATTTATCCCGACCCCGATTCCTGCCGACCGGCGACACGACGGACGATGCCGGCAGGAAAGCCGCCGCCCCATGCAGCAAACCGCGCTTCGCCCCGACCCTGCACGCTGCCGGCCGACGGCAACGAAGCGCAGATGCGCCGGAAGCGAAGGGGTTTCACTGCGGATAACCGTCACATTCGTCCCGCCCCTCCCAAAAAACGAAACGGAGCCGAACCCCGCAGGATTCGGCTCCGCCTCATCCGGACGCCGCCGGATCACTTCGTCAGTCCCATCTTCTCGATGAGCGCCTTCGTCTCGGGCTTGTGGCCGCGGAAGGCGACATAGAGTTTCATCGGATGCTCGTGCCCGCCCTGCGTGAGGATGTGCTTGCGGAAGGCATCGGCCGCCGGCCCGCCCAGAATGCTGCCCGTCTCCTCGAACGCCTTGAAGGCGTCGGCTTCCAACACCTCGGCCCACTTGTAACCGTAGTATCCGGCCGCATAGCCGCCGGAGAAAATATGAGTGAAGGCGGGATTCATCGCCGTACCGTCCACGACAGGCAACACCTGCGCAGGTGCCATCGACTGCTTCTCGAAGGCCTCGACATCGCCCGTGAACGGTTCTTTGAGCGTGTGCCATGCCATATCGGTCATACCGAACGACAGCTGACGCACATTGGCGTAAGCGGCCAGATAGTTCTTCGCGGCGACGATCTTCTCGACCAGTTCGGCGGGCATCTTCTCACCCGTCTCGTAGTGCTCGGCCCACAGGTCGAGCCACTGCTTTTCGGTGGCCCAGTTCTCCATGATCTGCGACGGCAGCTCCACGAAATCGCGGTAGACGCTCGTCCCGTTCAGCGACTCGTACTCGCCCTGGCCCAACATGCCGTGCAGCGAATGGCCGAACTCGTGGAGGAAGGTGTTCACCTCGTCGAAGGTCAGCAGCGAAGGTTTCGTCTCGGTCGGCTTGGTGAAGTTCATCACCAGCGACACCAGCGGGCGCGTCTCGACGCCCTCTACCACCTTCGAACCGCGGAACTCGGTCATCCACGCA
Coding sequences within it:
- a CDS encoding S1/P1 nuclease translates to MKRFILILFLLLAAREIRAFGLAGHAAIACIAEHHLTPRARANIMRYTDHRSIVYYASWMDEWRRSKGYEFTTHWHAGTVDAEFRSTPAVREASGAKGDCVVAVEQSIALLSEYDKLDDSTVLVHIKYLVHLLGDMHCPTHVYYYPDNMTLGKFPVKLHGVETNYHKIWDGQLLDSRHKFWGFQDYRHALDNYTDEEIARMTEGTPVEWFEESARRCREIYDWVQPGDELGQEFYNAHAPFAEYQLVLSGYRLAKVLNALFDR
- a CDS encoding nucleoside permease, whose amino-acid sequence is MNTKIRLTLMNFLQYAVWGAWLISLGAYLGNTLKFDGLQIGSFFATMGIASLFMPAVMGIIADRWIPAQRLLGLCHLFAAGFITLAATRTDYNSLYTLVLLSVMFYMPTIALSNSVAYNALEKAGLDTVTHFPPIRVWGTVGFICAMWVVDLGKMGLSATQLYFSATLGLILGLYSFTLPNCPINRSGGGKSIVDLLGLRAFALFKQRKMAIFFIFSMLLGMSLQITNAFADGYIKSFGDTGIHGAKYLGTFGVEHSTILISLSQISETLCILLIPFFLKRFGIKRVMLIAMFAWVLRFALLGAGNPGPGVWMFILSMIVYGVAFDFFNISGSLFVEKETSAAIRSSAQGVFMIMTNGLGALIGSYLAGWVVNHYGWPLSWYLFAGFSLVVAIVFAVIFKYKHDPNRI